TAAAAGATGTTATTCCATTTCCAAGAACTCCATATAATGCAAAATTTTAAAATTTTTAATAAAATATAAGATAATTTTTTATAAATTTTATTACTAACTGAATTTAAAATAAATGATTATTATTAATAAGGATAAAAAATTATGAGATGTAATATATTTAAAATTTTAATACCTTTATTATTTTCAATTAGTATTGTTCATGCTAACGAAATTTATAATAAAAATGGACAAAAAATGGATTTATATGGATCTTTAGAAATTACTAAAACTTATGCTAATAACAATGCAAATATTTTAAAAAAATATCAAAATACTATATCAAATGTTATTTTAGGATTCAAAGGAATAACAAATATATTTAATAATATTTACGGTTATACTCAATTTGAGTATAGTTTACCAATAAATCAAAAAGAAATAGATAATAATGTTTTTCCATCAATACGATTAGGATTAATTGGTTTAAGTTTTAATAATGGTAATAATTCTATAGATTTTGGAAGAAATTATGGAATATTATATGATGCAACCTCTTATGCAAAAAAAAGTTTATTTTTTACAGATGATTTTATGTACAATAATAATGATAAATTTATGTTTGGAAGAACAAATAATCTTATAACATATAGAAATAAAAATTTTTTTAATTTAATTAAAGGATTAGATTTTACTTTACAATATAAAGGATTATCTTTTTTCAAAGAAAATAATGATTATAATGATGATAAAAACTTAGAAAAAAATCTTTTCATAGATAAAGAAAAAAATAGACAAGGATGGGGAACTTCTATTAAATATAAATTAGGTGATTCTGGAATAAGTTTTATAGGTGCATATTTTAATGCTTTAAAAATAAACAATAAAAGTAATATAATTAATAAAATTATTTTTGTAAAAGAAAAAAATATTAATCATGAACAAGAAAATGATAAAAAAAGTAATGCAATAAAAGCTTTTTCTATTGGAGTTAAATATGAAAAAAATAATATTTATCTAGCTGCTGTATTTAGTGAAGCACAGAATTCATTAATATATTTAGCTGATTATGAATATTTATTTGCTAATAAAATTAGAAATTTAGAAGTTATTGGTCAGTATAAATTTAGTAATGAATTAAAAACTATCGTTTCTTATGTCCAATCAGAAGGAAATAACATACCTATGGGAAGACATTTTGATGGAGGAAATGTAAATTTTGTTAAATATGTATCTATTGATACAATATATAAATTTAGTAAAAATTTATCTGCTTATATAAGTTATCGTATTAATTTATTAAGTAAAAATAATAGATATATAAATACAAATCATATTTTTCATCATAATTTATTTGGAATTGGTTTAATTTATAAATTTTAATTAAAATATTTTTATTTATAATAATACTAGCTATTTCTTAAATTTAATAATTTAATTTTATAAAAAATAAATTCATAGAGATAGTTAGTTAATTAGTTTATTTTAAATACATATTATTTTTTATTTCTCTATAAAAAGAAGTTTTTTCTCCATGACCTGGTAATATAATAATATCTTTTTTATTTTTTAATAAAAACGTCATCTTTTTTATAGAATTTTTTAAAACATAAAAATTACTTTTTGGTAAATCTGTTCTACCCACGCTATTTTTAAAAATAATATCACCTGAAATCATAATTTTATTAGATTTATTAAAAAAAATTATATGACCTGGAGTATGACCAGGACAATGATATACTTGAAAATTAATTTTACCTATAAAAATATTTTGTTTATTTTTTAACCATATATTATTTATAAATATACAATGTGGAAGATTAAAAAGTTTATTTTGTAATTTTATATTTTTTAACCAAAAAATATCATTTTTATGAGGACCTAAAATAGGTATATTTAATATTTTAGATAAAATATAAGCTGCACCAATATGATCTAAATGGCAATGAGTAATCAAAATTTTTTTTATTTTTAATTTATATTTTTTTAATACATTTAAAATTTTTTTATATTCTCCTCCAGGATCAATAAGTGCTGCATTAAATGTTTTTTTACACCATATTAAATAACAATTTTGATAAAAATTTGTAACAGGAATAATTTTATATTTCATATTAGTTATTCACATTTTTTTGCTGCTTTAAAAGCTTCTGTCATAATATTAGAAAAATTATTATTATTTTTTTTTATGATTTTATTTTCTATTAATTTAATATTAATAATTACATTAACTATTCTAGTTTTACGATCAATATTATTGATTTTACCTTCTAATTTTTGCCCTATTTTAAAATATTTTATAATGTTTTCAATTTTATAATTTTTATATTCATTTAATTTAACATTACCGAATATACCATTATTAAATTTTAATTTAATATTTTTATTATCTATATTTATAATAGTACCTGTAACTAAATTATTTTTCTTATACTCTATAAAATAATAATTTAAAGGATCTTCTATTAATTGTTTAATTCCTAAAGAAATTCTTTCTCTTTCTGGATCTACTTGTAAAAGTATAGCAGTAATATTTTCATTTTTTTTATATTTATGTATTTCATTTTCTCCATTATTTATCCATGATAAATCAGACAAATGTACTAAACCATCTATACCTCCATTTAAACCAATAAAAATTCCAAAATCTGTAATTGATTTAATTTTACCATTAACATGGTCACCTTTTTTATAATTTTTAGCAAATTCTAACCAAGGATTAATAGTACATTGTTTAATTCCTAAAGAAATTCTTCTTCTTTCTTCATCAATATCTAACACCATAACTTCAACTTTATTATTAATAGATACTATTTTTGTAGGATGTACATTTTTATTTGTCCAGTCCATTTCAGATACATGTACTAATCCTTCAATACCTTCTTCAATTTCTACAAAACATCCATAATCTGTTAAATTAGTTACACGACCTATTAATTTGCTATTTTCTGGATAACGTTTAGATATAGATTTCCATGGATCTTCTCCTAATTGTTTTAACCCTAATGATACTCGTACTTTTTCTTTATCAAATTTTAATATTTTAACTTTAATATTATCTCCAATATTTACAATTTCACTAGGATGTTTTACTCTTTTCCATGCCATATCTGTAATATGTAAAAGTCCATCAACACCACCTAAATCAACAAATGCTCCATAATCAGTAAGATTTTTTACTAATCCATTTATTTTCATTCCTTCATATATAGTATTAAGCAATAAATTTCTTTCAACACTATTTTCTGATTCTATTACTGCTTTTCTAGATATAACTACATTATTTCTTTTTTTATCTAATTTTATAACTTTAAAATCTAATTCTTTACCTTCTAGATGAGAAGTATCTCTAATTGGTCTAATATCAATTAAAGAACCTGGTAAAAAAGCTCTAATACTATTAAGATCTACTGTAAATCCTCCCTTAACTTTGCCATTAATAATACCTTTAATATTATTTTTATTTATATTAGCTTGTTCTAAAAATAACCATGCTTCATGTCTTTTTGCTTTTTCTCTAGATAAAATGGTTTCACCAAACCCATCTTCTATTGAATCTAATGATACATCTACAATATCTCCTATTTTTATTTCAAGTTCACCTTTTATATTTTTAAATTGTGTAATTGGAATATAAGATTCTGATTTTAATCCTGCATCTACTAAAACAATATCTTTTTCAATAGCAATAACGATTCCGGGAATAATTGATCCTAAATTAATAATTTTATTTTTTAGTGATTTTTCAAATAATTTAGCAAAACATTCATTCATATTAGTAACTTTTAAATATATAAAAATAAATATAAACTTAAATCATTTAAGTATTATTTATTAGAAAACTCATATATTCCTTTTATGAGAAAATTAAATATTATATACATAATATATATGTATATAACATTAATAATTTTTTTCTGCAACTATATATAATATATTATTATTTTTAATGTTTTAAATTGTTTAATTATTAAATTAATATTTAATGATAAATACTAATTTTTTTAAATTCTGTAAAAAATTTTGGATATGTCTTAGAAGTACAATTAGGATTAATAATACTTACAGAATTATTTGATAATGATAATAATGAAAAACACATAGCTATACGATGATCATTATAAGTTTCAATAACAGTTTTTTTTATATATTTAGGAGGTTTTATTATAATAAAATCTTTACCTGTAATAATATTAGCTCCAGTTTTTTTTAATTCATTAGACATTGCTATAAGACGATCAGTTTCTTTTACTCGCCAATTATATATATTTTTAATAATTGTAGTTCCTTTAGCAAATAAACCAACTATAGCTAATGTCATAGCTACATCTGGAATATCATTTAAATCCATATTAATAGATTTTAAAGTATTTTTTGTACAACTAATATAATTAGGGCCATAAGATATTATGGCTCCCATTTTTTTTAAAATATTAACATATTTTATATCTCCTTGAATACTTTTTTTATTTAAATTTTTTAATAATACAGTACCTCCTTTAATTGCAGCTGCTGCTAAAAAATATGATGCAGAAGATGCATCCCCTTCTATAATATATTTTTTTGGAGAAATATATGTTTGTTTGCCAATAATTTTAAATTGTTTATAATTATTATTTTGTACATTAATACCAAAAATTTTCATTAATTTAATAGTTATATCTATATATGGTTTTGATACTAAATTACCTTTTACATTAATTAATGTATTATTATTTAATAATGGGCTTATAATTAATAAAGAAGTTAAAAATTGACTAGAAATAGAACCATCTATTATAAGATTATTATTATAATAATTTTGGAAACCTCCTTTTAAATGTATAGGTGGAAAATATTTTTTTTCTATATATTTAATTTTAGCACCACCACTTTTTAATGTATCTACAAGATGTTTAATAGGTCGTTCTTTCATCCGAGGTTCCCCTGTTAAAATAACATCACATTGATTATTTAATGATAATAATGCTGTTAATGGTCTTATTACAGTTCCTGCATTTCCTAAAAATAATTTTATTTTTTTTTTAGGTTTAAAATATCCATTATTACCTATAATAAAACAATTTGTTTTATTATTTGATAAATTATAACTAATTCCTAATCGTTGTAATGTTTTTAACATGTATTTTACATCATCACTATTTAATAAATTTACTAATTTAGTATTTCCTTTTGCTATAGCAGATAATAATAAAACTCTATTTGAAATGCTTTTTGATCCAGGTAAAGTTATAGAACCTTGAATTTTATGTACTGGTTTTAAAATTAAAATATTTTTCATAATATATTAACTAATTAAATTTTAAAACAATAATAACATTTATACATAATTTTTTTCAAAATCATTCATAAAATCTATTAATATTTTTACGCCTTCTATAGGCATAGCATTATATATAGATGCTCTTATACCTCCTACAACTTTATGTCCTTTTAAATAAAATAATCCATTTTCTTGAGCTTTTTGTAAAAAAATTTTTTCTTTTTTTTTATCTTTTAAGTAAAAAGTAATATTTGTTATAGATCTGTTACAAGGTTCTATTTTATTTATATAAAAATTACTATTATCTATAGCAGAATAAAGTAATGTTGATTTTTGTTTATTTATTTGACTAATATATTTTATTCCACCTATTTTTTTTAACCATTTTAAAATTAATCCAGATAAGTATAACGAAAATGTAGGAGGTGTATTAAACATTGAATTGTATTTAGAAATTATTTGGTAATCTAATACCGAAGGTATTTCTTGGCGTTTTTTACGATTATTAAATATTAGATCTTTTCTTATAATTATCAAAGTTAATCCAGATGTACCAAGATTTTTTTGTGTACTAGCATATATTAATCCATAATTCTTTATATCTATTTCTTTTGCAAGAATTGAAGATGATAAATCTGCTATAATAATTTTATTTTCTAATGTAGGTTCTTGATTAATTGCAATACCTTCTATAGTTTCGTTAGGACAATAATGTATATATTTTGAATTTTTATTTAGAATCCAATCTTCCATTTTTTTTATATAAAATATACCATTTTTTTTTTTTACTGGATTAATAATATTAGGTACACAATACTTTTTTGCTTCTTTTATTGCTTGCAAAGACCAATGACCAATATTTGCATAATCAGCTGTTTCATTATAAAATAATAAATTCATAGGTATTGCTGCAAATTGTGTTCTAGCTCCTCCTTGACAAAATAATATATCATATTGTGATGGAATATTAATTAACTCACGTAAATCTTGTTTAATATTTTGTAGTAAATTGATAAAATCATTACTACGATGACTAATTTCCATAACTGAAAAATTTAGATTATTCCAATTTATTAATTCATCTTGTGCTTGTTTTAAAACTTCATAAGGTAAAGTAGCAGGTCCAGGACTAAAATTAAATATTTTTTTCATATTTATAATCCTTATTTTTAATTTATTAAAAAAATTTTTATTCAAATTTTACTACTATAAGTATACATAGACATAATAATTCCAAAATTAGCCATAATAACTACTAGAGATGTCCCTCCATAACTAAGTAATGGCAAAGGAATACCTACTATCGGTAATAATCCACTTACCATACTAATATTAATAAATACAGATAAAAATAACATACATGTTATTCCACTAATTATTAATTTATTAAAAAAATGATAACATTGAAAAGATAAATATAAACTTCTTCCTATTAACAATAAATATAAAGAAATAATTAATAATGCGCCTACAAAACCAAATTCTTCTGCTAATACAGAAAATACAAAATCAGTATGTTTTTCTGGTAAAAAATTTAATTGTGTTTGTGTTCCTTGTAACCATCCTTTACCAAATATACCTCCAGAACTAATTGCAGTTTTTGATTGAAAAATATGATATCCTATTCCTAATACATCATAATGTGATTTTAATAACATTAACATTCTTTCTCTTTGATAATCATGTAATAAAAATATCCATGCAAAAGGAAGAAAAATAATGAATATAATAGTACTGTTTATAATTATTTTCCAAGA
The Enterobacteriaceae endosymbiont of Donacia crassipes DNA segment above includes these coding regions:
- the serC gene encoding 3-phosphoserine/phosphohydroxythreonine transaminase gives rise to the protein MKKIFNFSPGPATLPYEVLKQAQDELINWNNLNFSVMEISHRSNDFINLLQNIKQDLRELINIPSQYDILFCQGGARTQFAAIPMNLLFYNETADYANIGHWSLQAIKEAKKYCVPNIINPVKKKNGIFYIKKMEDWILNKNSKYIHYCPNETIEGIAINQEPTLENKIIIADLSSSILAKEIDIKNYGLIYASTQKNLGTSGLTLIIIRKDLIFNNRKKRQEIPSVLDYQIISKYNSMFNTPPTFSLYLSGLILKWLKKIGGIKYISQINKQKSTLLYSAIDNSNFYINKIEPCNRSITNITFYLKDKKKEKIFLQKAQENGLFYLKGHKVVGGIRASIYNAMPIEGVKILIDFMNDFEKNYV
- the rodA gene encoding rod shape-determining protein RodA, with amino-acid sequence MKKKNNNSFLPSILHIDLILLILITFILIISLFITWSSTGIYRHIFIKHKLIQIFIGFITMFIAAQIPPDIYEKYSFLFYWFCIILLIAVEFGGHITKGAQRWLNIYFIKFQPSEIAKIAVPLVIAHIINKNKYPIHIKTFLKIIILILIPTILVAKQPDLGTAILISLSGIIILFLSGLSWKIIINSTIIFIIFLPFAWIFLLHDYQRERMLMLLKSHYDVLGIGYHIFQSKTAISSGGIFGKGWLQGTQTQLNFLPEKHTDFVFSVLAEEFGFVGALLIISLYLLLIGRSLYLSFQCYHFFNKLIISGITCMLFLSVFINISMVSGLLPIVGIPLPLLSYGGTSLVVIMANFGIIMSMYTYSSKI
- a CDS encoding MBL fold metallo-hydrolase, which codes for MKYKIIPVTNFYQNCYLIWCKKTFNAALIDPGGEYKKILNVLKKYKLKIKKILITHCHLDHIGAAYILSKILNIPILGPHKNDIFWLKNIKLQNKLFNLPHCIFINNIWLKNKQNIFIGKINFQVYHCPGHTPGHIIFFNKSNKIMISGDIIFKNSVGRTDLPKSNFYVLKNSIKKMTFLLKNKKDIIILPGHGEKTSFYREIKNNMYLK
- a CDS encoding porin — encoded protein: MRCNIFKILIPLLFSISIVHANEIYNKNGQKMDLYGSLEITKTYANNNANILKKYQNTISNVILGFKGITNIFNNIYGYTQFEYSLPINQKEIDNNVFPSIRLGLIGLSFNNGNNSIDFGRNYGILYDATSYAKKSLFFTDDFMYNNNDKFMFGRTNNLITYRNKNFFNLIKGLDFTLQYKGLSFFKENNDYNDDKNLEKNLFIDKEKNRQGWGTSIKYKLGDSGISFIGAYFNALKINNKSNIINKIIFVKEKNINHEQENDKKSNAIKAFSIGVKYEKNNIYLAAVFSEAQNSLIYLADYEYLFANKIRNLEVIGQYKFSNELKTIVSYVQSEGNNIPMGRHFDGGNVNFVKYVSIDTIYKFSKNLSAYISYRINLLSKNNRYINTNHIFHHNLFGIGLIYKF
- the aroA gene encoding 3-phosphoshikimate 1-carboxyvinyltransferase, translated to MKNILILKPVHKIQGSITLPGSKSISNRVLLLSAIAKGNTKLVNLLNSDDVKYMLKTLQRLGISYNLSNNKTNCFIIGNNGYFKPKKKIKLFLGNAGTVIRPLTALLSLNNQCDVILTGEPRMKERPIKHLVDTLKSGGAKIKYIEKKYFPPIHLKGGFQNYYNNNLIIDGSISSQFLTSLLIISPLLNNNTLINVKGNLVSKPYIDITIKLMKIFGINVQNNNYKQFKIIGKQTYISPKKYIIEGDASSASYFLAAAAIKGGTVLLKNLNKKSIQGDIKYVNILKKMGAIISYGPNYISCTKNTLKSINMDLNDIPDVAMTLAIVGLFAKGTTIIKNIYNWRVKETDRLIAMSNELKKTGANIITGKDFIIIKPPKYIKKTVIETYNDHRIAMCFSLLSLSNNSVSIINPNCTSKTYPKFFTEFKKISIYH
- the rpsA gene encoding 30S ribosomal protein S1 translates to MNECFAKLFEKSLKNKIINLGSIIPGIVIAIEKDIVLVDAGLKSESYIPITQFKNIKGELEIKIGDIVDVSLDSIEDGFGETILSREKAKRHEAWLFLEQANINKNNIKGIINGKVKGGFTVDLNSIRAFLPGSLIDIRPIRDTSHLEGKELDFKVIKLDKKRNNVVISRKAVIESENSVERNLLLNTIYEGMKINGLVKNLTDYGAFVDLGGVDGLLHITDMAWKRVKHPSEIVNIGDNIKVKILKFDKEKVRVSLGLKQLGEDPWKSISKRYPENSKLIGRVTNLTDYGCFVEIEEGIEGLVHVSEMDWTNKNVHPTKIVSINNKVEVMVLDIDEERRRISLGIKQCTINPWLEFAKNYKKGDHVNGKIKSITDFGIFIGLNGGIDGLVHLSDLSWINNGENEIHKYKKNENITAILLQVDPERERISLGIKQLIEDPLNYYFIEYKKNNLVTGTIINIDNKNIKLKFNNGIFGNVKLNEYKNYKIENIIKYFKIGQKLEGKINNIDRKTRIVNVIINIKLIENKIIKKNNNNFSNIMTEAFKAAKKCE